CCGTCAGCAACCGATCCGGGTTATACGCTCCAAAAGAATGGCAAGGTGCAACCGTTTGTGTTCCGGGCATGTTTTCAGAATAATTTTCAAGGACGCAGTGCCGCTCGCTTTGCGGAAAATAAGTTAAAGGCTCAACGCGTGGCCGTATATGCCGATAACTCAAGTGATTATGGTACAGGATTAGCTAAGGCATTTAAGCAAACTTTCAAGGGTAAAATTGTCGATAGTCAGACTTATTCCGAAGGTGACAAAGACTTTAATGCAGTACTGACTTCCTTTAAAGGAAAGAAAATTGACGCGATTTATGTTCCCGGTTATTACACCGAAGTTGGTCTAATTGTTAAGCAAGCACGGCAGATGGGTATTAAAGTACCAATTATCGGTAGCGATGGTATGGCTGACCCGAAGCTAGCGCAAATTGCCGGTGCCAAGAATGCAACTAACGTATACTACACCACGCCGTTTTCAGTTCATGTTGCAGCTAAAAATCCAACGGCTGTTAAATTTATGAATGCTTACAAGGCACGCTATCACACAACAGCGCCAACGTTCTCGGCTTTAGCTTATGATTCAGTTTATATGGTTAAGAAGGCAATTGAGGACGAAAAGTCCGATGATTCTGTCAAAATTGCAGCTGGTCTTGCTAAGATCAAAGACTTTGATGGGGTTACCGGTAAAATCACCGTTAACAAGACTCATGACCCAGAGATGCCAATTGCAATTGAGCAAATGACCAATGGTAAAGTAAGCAATTCATTTAGTATCGAATAATTTATTATCTTTAGAAAGGGCGATCCAATTTGCAAACAGTCTTACAGCAGATTATCAATGCCTTATCACTCGGGTCGATTTATGCTTTGTTAGCACTCGGCTACAGTATGGTTTACGGTATTATCAAGTTAATCAATTTCGCTCACGGTGACATCTACATGCTTGGCGCTTTTGCGGCCTACTATGTAATCAGTCTTTGGCATTTTAATTTTATTACGGCGCTACTTACGGCAATGGTTGTTGGCGCTGTATCTGGTGTCGTAATTGAATACTTTGCTTATCGGCCATTACGCAAGTCGCCGCGAATTGCGGTTTTAATTACGGCAATTGGAGTATCGTTTTTGTTAGAAAACGGCATGTCATATTTGTTGGGGTCAAATGCGCGTAGCTTTCCCCAAGTAATTGAGCAGGTCAACTACAATTTGGGCGGGGTATTAATTTCGAATATTCAAATAT
The sequence above is a segment of the Lactobacillus sp. ESL0677 genome. Coding sequences within it:
- a CDS encoding ABC transporter substrate-binding protein, producing MKRITKRIMGAISAGTIALMMAGCGAATNTSKGTHQDNKTVKIGVNMELSGTAAGYGNAQKQGIQLAADQINDAGGINVNGHKKKIKLIIRDNKTTIATSASVAAQLTTKDKVAAIVGPATTNAGTAEIPNLTKASVPSVSPSATDPGYTLQKNGKVQPFVFRACFQNNFQGRSAARFAENKLKAQRVAVYADNSSDYGTGLAKAFKQTFKGKIVDSQTYSEGDKDFNAVLTSFKGKKIDAIYVPGYYTEVGLIVKQARQMGIKVPIIGSDGMADPKLAQIAGAKNATNVYYTTPFSVHVAAKNPTAVKFMNAYKARYHTTAPTFSALAYDSVYMVKKAIEDEKSDDSVKIAAGLAKIKDFDGVTGKITVNKTHDPEMPIAIEQMTNGKVSNSFSIE